A region of Lichenibacterium dinghuense DNA encodes the following proteins:
- a CDS encoding PadR family transcriptional regulator, giving the protein MHPFHAFHLRFHRDHGSRDEGHGHFGRGRHHGGPSRGRSDDERRGGLFGRGRGERSDLGRFFAHGDLRLVILHLVAEKPRHGYEIIKAVEDAVGGAYSPSPGVVYPTLSLLEELGHTVVTPGEGTKKLHGITDEGRAMLEANRATLEALLRRMGEAAAAQGDGPHPSVVRAKEGLKLALRMRYARGPLTAEQSAAVAAALDAATAAVERS; this is encoded by the coding sequence ATGCACCCGTTCCACGCCTTCCACCTCCGCTTCCACCGCGACCACGGCTCGCGCGACGAGGGACACGGCCACTTCGGCCGCGGCCGGCATCACGGCGGGCCGTCGCGCGGCCGGTCCGACGACGAGCGCCGCGGCGGCCTCTTCGGGCGCGGGCGCGGCGAGCGCTCGGACCTCGGCCGCTTCTTCGCCCACGGCGACCTGCGGCTCGTGATCCTCCACCTCGTCGCCGAGAAGCCGCGGCACGGCTACGAGATCATCAAGGCGGTCGAGGACGCGGTCGGCGGCGCCTACAGCCCCTCGCCGGGCGTGGTCTACCCGACGCTGTCGCTGCTCGAGGAGCTCGGCCACACGGTCGTGACGCCCGGCGAGGGCACCAAGAAGCTGCACGGCATCACCGACGAGGGCCGGGCCATGCTGGAGGCCAACAGGGCGACGCTGGAGGCCCTGCTGCGCCGGATGGGCGAGGCCGCGGCGGCCCAGGGCGATGGCCCGCACCCGTCCGTCGTGCGGGCCAAGGAGGGGCTGAAGCTCGCCCTGCGCATGCGCTACGCCCGCGGGCCCCTGACGGCCGAGCAGAGCGCCGCCGTCGCGGCGGCGCTGGACGCCGCGACGGCCGCGGTGGAGCGGAGCTGA
- a CDS encoding alpha/beta fold hydrolase gives MQAISRAAACAAALVLASAASAETAAVPPDFSALETQQNAANGAPGPRSVPPKTIPVPHDVDAATEALIAAPYRVPAWDANPPDAAAWKALVDKLAQAALPGLAKARAALGVSIEPTTVGGVKAFVLTPREIPEAHKDQLIYNIHGGGYVYGPGESGTAEAMLMAAYGGYKVIAVDYRMPPDFPYPAAMDDADAAYRAIIATTDPKKVAVVGTSTGGGMTLALMLRLKAEGVALPGAIAPGTPWSDMTETGDTYKTNEWVDNVLVSYDGYLTHAAQLYANGHDLKDPQLSPIYGDFHGLPPTILTSGTRDLFLSNTVRTQQKLREAGVVQELQVYEGISHAQYLFDPTSQLTKEVFGEYARFFDGHLAR, from the coding sequence ATGCAGGCCATCTCGCGCGCGGCCGCCTGCGCCGCCGCCCTCGTCCTCGCGTCCGCGGCCTCGGCCGAGACCGCCGCCGTCCCGCCCGACTTTTCCGCCCTGGAGACGCAGCAGAACGCCGCCAACGGCGCGCCCGGCCCGCGCTCGGTGCCCCCGAAGACGATCCCCGTGCCGCACGACGTCGACGCCGCCACGGAGGCGCTGATCGCCGCGCCCTACCGCGTGCCGGCCTGGGATGCGAACCCGCCCGACGCAGCGGCGTGGAAGGCGTTGGTCGACAAGCTCGCGCAGGCGGCGCTGCCCGGCCTCGCGAAGGCGCGCGCGGCGCTCGGCGTGTCGATCGAGCCCACCACGGTCGGCGGCGTGAAGGCCTTCGTGCTGACGCCGCGGGAGATCCCCGAGGCCCACAAGGACCAGCTGATCTACAACATCCACGGCGGCGGCTACGTCTATGGCCCCGGCGAATCCGGCACCGCCGAGGCCATGCTGATGGCGGCCTACGGCGGCTACAAGGTCATCGCGGTCGACTACCGCATGCCGCCGGACTTCCCCTACCCGGCCGCCATGGACGACGCCGACGCGGCCTACAGGGCGATCATCGCGACCACCGACCCGAAGAAGGTGGCCGTGGTCGGCACGTCGACGGGCGGCGGCATGACGCTGGCCCTGATGCTGCGGCTGAAGGCCGAGGGCGTGGCGCTGCCCGGCGCCATCGCGCCCGGCACGCCCTGGTCCGACATGACCGAGACGGGCGACACCTACAAGACCAACGAGTGGGTCGACAACGTGCTGGTGAGCTACGACGGCTACCTCACCCACGCGGCCCAGCTCTACGCGAACGGCCACGACCTCAAAGACCCGCAGCTCTCGCCCATCTACGGCGACTTCCACGGCCTGCCGCCGACGATCCTGACCAGCGGCACGCGCGACCTGTTCCTGTCCAACACCGTGCGGACGCAGCAGAAGCTGCGCGAGGCGGGCGTCGTGCAGGAGCTGCAGGTCTACGAGGGGATCTCCCACGCGCAATACCTGTTCGACCCGACCTCGCAGCTCACGAAGGAGGTGTTCGGGGAATATGCGCGGTTCTTCGACGGGCATTTGGCGAGGTAG
- the edd gene encoding phosphogluconate dehydratase — MTTSALNARLGEVTQRIVERSHDTRSRYLDRIAAAAEAGPRRQRLGCANQAHGFAACGVSDKAMLRSGAGANLAIVTAYNDMLSAHQPYELYPEVIRRIAREAGGVAQVAGGVPAMCDGITQGEAGMELSLFSREVIAMATAVALSHATFDSSVYLGICDKIVPGLVIGALTFGHLPAVFIPAGPMTSGLPNDQKAKIRQLFAEGKVDRAALLEAEAESYHGPGTCTFYGTANTNQMMMEIMGMHLPGASFVNPNTPMREALTAAAAKRAMQITALGNEYTPMGRMMDERAFVNGIAGLHATGGSTNHTLHIVAMAAAGGIKLTWDDFSDLADVVPLLCRVYPNGKADVNHFHAAGGMAFVIRELLGEGLLHRDVETVMGRGLDSYTAEPALGADGELVWRGGPERSGDETVLRPAANPFHATGGLKLLDGDLGRAVLKTSAVAPERHVIEAPARVFHSQEDLQRAFKAGELTGDLVAVVRFQGPKANGMPELHKLMPPLGVLQDRGHRVALVTDGRLSGASGKVPAAIHVTPEAAEGGYIAKVRDGDVVRIDAVAGRLEVLVPHEEWKAREAATQNLDGSHWGCGRELFAPLRAAVGRADAGATVFG; from the coding sequence ATGACGACCAGCGCCTTGAACGCCCGCCTCGGCGAGGTGACGCAACGCATCGTCGAGCGCTCGCACGACACCCGGTCCCGCTACCTCGACCGCATCGCCGCGGCCGCCGAGGCCGGCCCGCGCCGCCAGCGGCTCGGCTGCGCCAACCAGGCCCACGGCTTCGCGGCCTGCGGCGTGTCCGACAAGGCGATGCTGCGGAGCGGGGCCGGCGCCAACCTCGCCATCGTCACGGCCTACAACGACATGCTGTCGGCCCACCAGCCCTACGAGCTCTACCCGGAGGTGATCCGCCGCATCGCCCGCGAGGCCGGCGGCGTCGCGCAGGTGGCGGGCGGCGTGCCGGCCATGTGCGACGGCATCACCCAGGGCGAGGCCGGCATGGAGCTGTCGCTGTTCTCGCGCGAGGTGATCGCCATGGCGACCGCGGTAGCGCTGTCGCACGCGACCTTCGACAGCTCCGTCTACCTAGGCATCTGCGACAAGATCGTGCCGGGCCTCGTCATCGGCGCCCTGACGTTCGGCCACCTGCCCGCGGTCTTCATCCCGGCCGGGCCGATGACCTCCGGCCTGCCCAACGACCAGAAGGCCAAGATCCGCCAGCTCTTCGCGGAAGGGAAGGTCGACCGCGCGGCGCTGCTGGAAGCCGAGGCCGAGTCCTACCACGGGCCGGGCACCTGCACGTTCTACGGCACGGCCAATACCAACCAGATGATGATGGAGATCATGGGGATGCACCTCCCCGGCGCCTCCTTCGTCAACCCCAACACGCCCATGCGCGAGGCGCTGACGGCGGCGGCCGCCAAGCGCGCCATGCAGATCACCGCGCTCGGCAACGAATACACGCCGATGGGCCGCATGATGGACGAGCGCGCCTTCGTCAACGGCATCGCCGGCCTGCACGCGACTGGCGGCTCGACCAACCACACGCTGCACATCGTCGCCATGGCGGCGGCGGGCGGCATCAAGCTCACCTGGGACGACTTCTCCGACCTCGCCGACGTGGTGCCGCTGCTGTGCCGCGTCTACCCGAACGGCAAGGCGGACGTGAACCACTTCCACGCCGCGGGCGGCATGGCCTTCGTGATCCGCGAGCTGCTCGGCGAGGGCCTGCTCCACCGCGACGTCGAGACCGTGATGGGCCGCGGGCTCGACAGCTACACGGCCGAGCCGGCGCTCGGCGCGGACGGCGAGCTCGTGTGGCGCGGCGGGCCGGAGCGCTCGGGCGACGAGACCGTGCTGCGCCCGGCCGCGAACCCGTTCCACGCCACGGGCGGCCTGAAGCTGCTCGACGGCGACCTCGGCCGCGCCGTGCTGAAGACCTCGGCGGTCGCGCCCGAGCGCCACGTCATCGAGGCGCCGGCGCGCGTGTTCCACAGCCAGGAGGATCTGCAGCGCGCCTTCAAGGCGGGCGAGCTGACGGGCGACCTCGTGGCCGTGGTGCGCTTCCAGGGCCCCAAGGCCAACGGCATGCCGGAGCTCCACAAGCTGATGCCGCCGCTCGGCGTGCTGCAGGACCGCGGCCACCGCGTGGCCCTCGTGACGGACGGGCGCCTGTCCGGCGCCTCCGGCAAGGTGCCGGCCGCCATCCACGTGACCCCGGAGGCGGCCGAGGGCGGCTACATCGCCAAGGTGCGCGACGGCGACGTCGTCCGCATCGACGCGGTCGCGGGACGGCTGGAGGTTCTCGTGCCCCACGAGGAGTGGAAGGCGCGCGAGGCGGCCACCCAGAACCTCGACGGCTCGCACTGGGGCTGCGGGCGCGAGCTCTTCGCGCCCCTGCGGGCCGCCGTGGGTCGGGCGGATGCAGGGGCTACCGTGTTCGGGTGA
- a CDS encoding ABC transporter permease subunit: MIRFFAKRLLLTIPTFIALIFLVFVAIRLVPGDPVEVRVGEHGIDPARLAMLRHQLGLDLPLWRQFLDYLWQLAHGDFGRSLSTSNPVLGEFLTLFPATLELSVAAMTLAVVIGIPIGVVAAVKRGSVFDQGLMGLSVAGYSMPIFWWGLLLIMLVAERWGLAPVSGRLDFIRFDYDTPTGFMLIDSLLSGEDGAFLDALHHLMLPAIVLGTVPLAVIARMTRSSMLEVLSEDYVRTARAKGLSPFRVVGLHALRNALIPVVTVIGLSIGVLLAGAVLTETIFSWPGIGKWLIDAISRRDYPSLQGGIILISALVILVNLAVDLVYGIINPRILHGR, from the coding sequence ATGATCCGCTTCTTCGCCAAACGCCTCCTCCTCACGATCCCCACCTTCATCGCGCTGATCTTCCTCGTCTTCGTGGCGATCCGGCTCGTGCCGGGCGACCCCGTCGAGGTCCGCGTCGGCGAGCACGGCATCGACCCCGCGCGGCTGGCCATGCTGCGCCACCAGCTCGGCCTCGACCTGCCGCTCTGGCGACAGTTCCTCGACTACCTGTGGCAGCTCGCCCACGGCGACTTCGGCCGCTCGCTGTCGACCTCGAACCCCGTGCTCGGCGAGTTCCTGACGCTGTTCCCGGCGACGCTGGAGCTGTCGGTCGCGGCCATGACCCTGGCGGTCGTCATCGGCATCCCGATCGGGGTGGTGGCGGCGGTGAAGCGCGGCAGCGTTTTCGACCAGGGCCTGATGGGCCTGTCGGTGGCGGGCTATTCCATGCCGATCTTCTGGTGGGGCCTCCTGCTCATCATGCTGGTGGCCGAGCGCTGGGGGCTCGCCCCGGTGTCGGGCCGGCTCGACTTCATCCGCTTCGACTACGACACGCCGACGGGCTTCATGCTGATCGACAGCCTGCTGTCCGGCGAGGACGGCGCCTTCCTCGACGCGCTCCACCACCTCATGCTGCCCGCCATCGTGCTCGGCACCGTGCCGCTGGCCGTGATCGCCCGCATGACGCGCTCCTCCATGCTGGAGGTGCTGAGCGAGGACTACGTCCGCACCGCCCGCGCCAAGGGGCTCTCGCCGTTCCGCGTGGTGGGGCTGCACGCGCTCCGCAACGCGCTGATCCCGGTCGTCACCGTGATCGGCCTGTCGATCGGCGTGCTGCTCGCCGGCGCGGTGCTGACCGAGACGATCTTCTCCTGGCCGGGCATCGGCAAGTGGCTCATCGACGCCATCTCGCGGCGCGACTACCCGTCGCTGCAGGGCGGCATCATCCTGATCTCGGCGCTGGTGATCCTGGTCAACCTCGCCGTCGACCTCGTCTACGGCATCATCAACCCGCGGATCCTCCATGGCCGCTGA
- a CDS encoding SDR family oxidoreductase — protein MSDAKAADDRSAAPAQFDPGRVPHVAYNQVLEGQPAIVTGANSGIGEAVALGLAQAGADVAVNYVTHPETAEEVAHKIEGFGRRAIVVKADVSKEDEVEAMYAKAIAEFGTLHISVSNAGLQQDSPLVSMTLAQWEKVISVNLTGQFLCQRAAAREFLRRGVVKGVSLAAGKMICMSSVHQQIAWAGHVNYASSKGGIMMLMQSMAQELAPHFVRVNAIGPGAIRTPINKPAWSTPEAYADLMTLVPYKRIGEPDDIAQAAVWLASDAADYVTGTTMFVDGGMTLYPGFATGG, from the coding sequence ATGAGCGACGCCAAGGCCGCCGACGACAGATCCGCCGCCCCCGCCCAGTTCGACCCCGGCCGCGTGCCGCACGTCGCCTACAACCAGGTCCTCGAGGGCCAGCCCGCCATCGTCACCGGCGCCAATTCCGGCATCGGCGAGGCGGTGGCGCTGGGCCTCGCCCAGGCCGGCGCCGACGTCGCGGTGAACTACGTCACCCATCCCGAGACCGCCGAGGAGGTCGCCCACAAGATCGAGGGCTTCGGCCGGCGCGCCATCGTGGTCAAGGCCGACGTGTCCAAGGAGGACGAGGTCGAGGCCATGTACGCCAAGGCCATCGCCGAGTTCGGCACGCTGCACATCTCGGTCAGCAACGCCGGCCTGCAGCAGGACTCGCCGCTCGTGTCGATGACGCTGGCCCAGTGGGAGAAGGTGATCTCGGTCAACCTCACCGGCCAGTTCCTGTGCCAGCGGGCGGCGGCGCGCGAGTTCCTCCGGCGCGGCGTCGTCAAGGGCGTGTCGCTCGCGGCCGGCAAGATGATCTGCATGAGCTCCGTCCACCAGCAGATCGCCTGGGCGGGCCACGTCAACTACGCCTCGTCGAAGGGCGGCATCATGATGCTGATGCAGAGCATGGCGCAGGAGCTCGCGCCGCACTTCGTGCGCGTCAACGCCATCGGCCCCGGCGCCATCCGCACGCCCATCAACAAGCCGGCCTGGTCGACGCCGGAAGCCTACGCCGACCTGATGACGCTGGTGCCCTACAAGCGCATCGGCGAGCCCGACGACATCGCCCAGGCGGCCGTGTGGCTGGCGTCCGACGCCGCCGACTACGTGACGGGCACGACGATGTTCGTGGACGGCGGCATGACGCTCTACCCCGGCTTCGCCACCGGCGGCTGA
- a CDS encoding DUF4239 domain-containing protein: protein MADLVYGSPPWLLTLAFLAVGLAVAWTCQALVRRCLGNGRLDGHTDLVNFSVTNIAVLYGVLLAFLTVVSWEGLSKASDDAGVEASLIGALYHDAQGLAPPLAADVENHIRQYLDTVILREWPLQAEGTSPPEGSAALADLHRHVARLSPADNGDTVVMGDMLRVLNQLDAARATRIEALGGHIPGLVWTLIVAMGLLLVGFAALIPARDARIQAGLLAGFVAAIVLVLVMIVELDNPYRGSLSVSVEPFERARSVILRPPPTTDPD, encoded by the coding sequence ATGGCCGATCTCGTCTACGGCAGCCCTCCCTGGCTGCTGACTCTCGCCTTCCTGGCCGTCGGCCTCGCCGTCGCCTGGACCTGCCAGGCCCTGGTCCGCCGATGCCTCGGCAACGGCCGGCTCGATGGCCACACCGACCTCGTGAACTTCAGCGTGACCAACATCGCGGTGCTGTACGGCGTGTTGCTCGCTTTCCTGACGGTGGTGAGCTGGGAAGGGCTGAGCAAGGCGTCGGACGACGCGGGCGTCGAGGCCAGCCTCATCGGGGCCCTCTACCACGACGCCCAGGGGCTGGCTCCGCCTCTGGCGGCCGATGTCGAGAACCATATCAGGCAGTACCTCGACACGGTGATCCTCCGGGAATGGCCGCTCCAGGCCGAAGGGACCTCCCCGCCGGAAGGGTCGGCCGCGCTCGCCGACCTGCACCGCCACGTCGCGCGGCTGTCTCCGGCCGACAACGGCGACACCGTGGTGATGGGCGACATGCTGCGCGTGCTGAACCAGCTCGACGCCGCCCGCGCGACCCGCATCGAAGCCCTGGGTGGGCACATCCCCGGCCTGGTCTGGACGCTGATCGTCGCGATGGGCCTGCTGCTCGTCGGCTTCGCGGCCCTGATCCCGGCGCGCGACGCCCGCATCCAGGCCGGGCTGCTGGCCGGCTTCGTCGCGGCGATCGTCCTGGTTCTCGTCATGATCGTGGAGCTCGACAACCCCTACCGGGGTTCGCTCAGCGTGTCGGTCGAACCCTTCGAGCGCGCTCGCTCCGTGATCCTCCGGCCCCCGCCGACGACCGACCCCGACTGA
- a CDS encoding ABC transporter substrate-binding protein — translation MTLHRVLGLGVATLLLCGTAASAKTLVYCAEGSPENFTPALNTTGTSFDAARPALDRLIEFKPGTTDIRPGLAESWDIAPDGKTITFHLRKGVKFGATKGFKPTRDFNADDVLFSFGRQYDPANPYNKIGGGKYDYYNDMDLPKLLTSIEKKDDYTVVFHLSEPNVTILADMAMDFAAIQSKEFADAMLKAGTPEQFDQVPVGTGPFIFSSYQKDAVIRFKANPNYWNGRPPMDELVFAITPDPTARYSKLKTNECQIIPYPRPADLPEMQKDPELTVQSQPGLNIGYYSFNATKPPFDKKEVRQALSMAIDRGAIVKDVYLGAGQQAKNLIPPTMWAYNDAVKDYPFDPAKAKEMLAAAGVKTPLDVDLWYMPVQRPYNPDSKRIGEMMQADLAKVGVNAHLVSYEWGEYRKRLSAGEDTTAQYGWTGDNGDPDNFFFLLSCPDGKPAQNNATKWCDATFDADLVKARQIADQAERKKIYDEMQVIQHDNAPMLTLAHSVVFMPMRKTVTGYTMSPLGTHEFDHVDVK, via the coding sequence ATGACATTGCATCGCGTTTTGGGGCTGGGGGTCGCGACCCTGCTGCTCTGCGGAACCGCCGCTTCGGCGAAGACGCTGGTCTACTGCGCGGAAGGATCGCCGGAGAACTTCACCCCGGCCCTGAACACGACCGGCACCAGCTTCGACGCGGCGCGCCCGGCCCTCGACCGGCTGATCGAGTTCAAGCCCGGCACGACGGACATCCGCCCCGGCCTCGCCGAGTCCTGGGACATCGCCCCCGACGGCAAGACGATCACGTTCCACCTGCGCAAGGGCGTGAAGTTCGGGGCCACGAAGGGCTTCAAGCCGACGCGCGACTTCAACGCCGACGACGTGCTGTTCTCGTTCGGACGCCAGTACGACCCCGCCAACCCCTACAACAAGATCGGCGGCGGCAAGTACGACTACTACAACGACATGGACCTGCCGAAGCTTCTGACCAGCATCGAGAAGAAGGACGACTACACCGTCGTCTTCCACCTGTCGGAGCCCAACGTCACCATCCTGGCCGACATGGCCATGGACTTCGCCGCGATCCAGTCGAAGGAGTTCGCGGATGCCATGCTGAAGGCCGGCACGCCCGAGCAGTTCGACCAGGTGCCGGTCGGCACGGGCCCCTTCATCTTCTCGTCCTATCAGAAGGACGCCGTGATCCGCTTCAAGGCCAACCCGAACTACTGGAATGGCCGGCCGCCGATGGACGAGCTCGTCTTCGCCATCACGCCCGATCCCACGGCGCGCTATTCCAAGCTGAAGACGAACGAGTGCCAGATCATCCCCTATCCGCGTCCGGCCGACCTGCCCGAGATGCAGAAGGACCCTGAGCTGACCGTCCAGTCGCAGCCGGGGCTCAACATCGGCTATTACTCGTTCAACGCCACCAAGCCGCCCTTCGACAAGAAGGAGGTGCGCCAGGCCTTGTCCATGGCGATCGACCGCGGCGCCATCGTGAAGGACGTCTACCTCGGCGCCGGCCAGCAGGCGAAGAACCTGATTCCCCCGACCATGTGGGCCTACAACGACGCCGTGAAGGACTACCCCTTCGACCCCGCCAAGGCCAAGGAGATGCTCGCGGCCGCCGGCGTGAAGACCCCGCTCGACGTCGACCTCTGGTACATGCCGGTCCAGCGGCCCTACAACCCCGATTCCAAGCGCATCGGCGAGATGATGCAGGCGGACCTCGCCAAGGTCGGGGTGAACGCTCACCTCGTGTCCTACGAGTGGGGCGAGTACCGCAAGCGGCTCAGCGCCGGCGAGGACACCACGGCGCAGTACGGCTGGACGGGCGACAACGGCGATCCCGACAACTTCTTCTTCCTGCTCAGCTGCCCGGACGGCAAGCCGGCGCAGAACAACGCCACCAAGTGGTGCGACGCGACCTTCGACGCCGACCTCGTCAAGGCGCGGCAGATCGCCGACCAGGCCGAGCGCAAGAAGATCTACGACGAGATGCAGGTCATCCAGCACGACAACGCGCCCATGCTGACCCTGGCGCATTCGGTGGTGTTCATGCCCATGCGCAAGACCGTGACGGGCTACACCATGAGCCCGCTCGGCACGCATGAGTTCGACCACGTCGACGTGAAGTGA
- a CDS encoding 2-hydroxyacid dehydrogenase, whose protein sequence is MPRPMPPKVVEALETGVNLVKLWEAADPEAELSRVAGDVGALAVGGHVRVDGPYMERFPRLQLVSSFGVGYDAIDAAWAGGRGLVVTNTPGVLDDEVADTAMGLVLATVRQFPAAERHLRAGRWIDGAFPLSHTLRGRTLGILGLGRIGKAVAHRAEAFGLAIAYHGRRPQEGVGYRYCSSAVALAEACDILVVITPGGADTRHLVDAAVLKALGPSGILINVARGSVVDEAALIAALQSKTILGAGLDVFSEEPEVPQALLDLDHVVLLPHVGSASHHTRDAMGQLVVDNILSWRDGRPPLTPVAETPWRGSYGAPSGSR, encoded by the coding sequence ATGCCCCGTCCCATGCCGCCCAAGGTCGTCGAGGCCCTGGAGACGGGGGTGAACCTCGTGAAGCTGTGGGAGGCCGCCGACCCCGAGGCCGAGCTGTCGCGCGTGGCCGGCGACGTCGGCGCCCTCGCGGTCGGCGGCCACGTCAGGGTCGATGGCCCCTACATGGAGCGGTTCCCGCGCCTGCAGCTCGTGTCGAGCTTCGGGGTGGGCTACGACGCGATCGACGCCGCCTGGGCGGGCGGACGCGGGCTCGTCGTCACCAACACGCCGGGCGTGCTCGACGACGAGGTGGCCGACACGGCGATGGGCCTCGTGCTCGCCACCGTGCGCCAGTTCCCCGCCGCCGAGCGCCACCTGCGCGCCGGCCGCTGGATCGACGGCGCCTTCCCGCTGAGCCACACGCTGCGCGGCCGCACGCTGGGCATCCTCGGCCTCGGGCGCATCGGCAAGGCCGTCGCGCACCGGGCCGAAGCCTTCGGCCTCGCGATCGCCTATCACGGCCGCCGGCCGCAGGAGGGCGTCGGCTATCGCTACTGCTCTTCCGCCGTCGCGCTGGCCGAGGCCTGCGACATCCTGGTCGTGATCACGCCCGGCGGCGCCGACACGCGGCACCTCGTCGACGCGGCCGTGCTGAAGGCCCTCGGCCCCTCCGGCATCCTGATCAACGTGGCGCGGGGCTCCGTGGTGGACGAGGCGGCGCTGATCGCGGCGCTCCAGTCGAAGACGATCCTCGGCGCGGGGCTCGACGTCTTCTCCGAGGAGCCCGAGGTGCCCCAGGCCCTGCTCGACCTCGACCACGTCGTGCTGCTGCCGCACGTGGGCTCGGCGTCGCACCACACGCGCGACGCCATGGGGCAGCTCGTGGTCGACAACATCCTGTCCTGGCGCGACGGCCGGCCGCCCCTGACGCCCGTGGCCGAGACGCCGTGGCGTGGTAGCTACGGGGCGCCCTCCGGCTCCCGATGA
- a CDS encoding peptidoglycan-binding protein, with product MLPIDGHTIRAIAQRYSGQRAATQEATVAVIGPVLAETLASYAIDRPLRIAHFLAQMCTECQDFTAMEEQGTEAYFERYNGRMGNLPPGDGYRFRGRGLIQLTGRQNYTLYGTLLSYDLVEVPDKAAEPATALAIACTFWKKLDLNAAADADDVILVTKRINGGLNGIEQRRAYLAKAKAVLARMTAEASAGTDPQPPGSPILHRGTDVTQVVELQRLLVGAGYPMTVDGQFGPGTEVAVKAFQLTQGLTPDGIVGPSTWDALRRLVPAPEPD from the coding sequence TTGCTGCCCATCGACGGCCACACGATCCGCGCGATCGCCCAGAGGTACAGCGGCCAGCGTGCCGCCACGCAGGAGGCGACGGTCGCCGTCATCGGCCCCGTCCTGGCCGAGACCCTGGCGTCCTACGCGATCGACCGCCCGCTGCGGATCGCGCATTTCCTCGCGCAGATGTGCACCGAGTGCCAGGACTTCACCGCCATGGAGGAGCAGGGGACGGAGGCCTACTTCGAGCGCTACAACGGCCGCATGGGCAACCTGCCGCCGGGCGACGGCTACCGCTTCCGCGGCCGCGGCCTGATTCAGCTGACCGGGCGGCAGAACTACACCCTGTACGGCACGCTGCTGTCCTACGACCTCGTCGAAGTGCCCGACAAGGCGGCCGAGCCGGCGACCGCGCTGGCGATCGCCTGCACGTTCTGGAAGAAGCTCGACCTCAACGCCGCCGCGGACGCCGACGACGTGATCCTCGTGACCAAGCGGATCAACGGCGGGCTGAACGGCATCGAGCAGCGCCGGGCCTACCTCGCCAAGGCCAAGGCGGTGCTGGCGCGGATGACGGCCGAGGCTTCGGCCGGGACCGACCCGCAGCCGCCCGGCAGCCCCATCCTCCACAGGGGGACGGACGTCACGCAGGTCGTCGAACTCCAGCGGCTGCTCGTCGGCGCCGGCTATCCGATGACGGTGGACGGCCAGTTCGGCCCCGGCACCGAGGTCGCCGTGAAGGCCTTTCAACTCACCCAGGGTCTGACCCCCGACGGCATCGTCGGCCCGTCCACCTGGGACGCGCTTCGCCGCCTCGTCCCGGCGCCGGAGCCGGACTGA
- a CDS encoding AprI/Inh family metalloprotease inhibitor, with amino-acid sequence MTPIRSALLTVAVLLSSAPALVAPASAAPAASVWTLSLAGGEKQCRLTLRPSVGGRAAPVAMPPGCHRAFPALSRVVSWSQAGDGLHFDDAHGDPLLAFDPDGKGFRATSPQGDALALTSADGRGRAALEAAAPAAVEVAQASAKPAAAAKKPAAGPKPAEVAGRYAVLRDKTRDTGCMVTLDDKSAGPGKSLKARLAPACRDQGIVIFDPVGWEVVGNRLVLTARKGHTTELETQEDGTWMNEVKKGKTLSLKRI; translated from the coding sequence ATGACCCCGATCCGTTCCGCGCTCCTCACCGTCGCGGTCCTCCTGTCGTCCGCCCCGGCGCTGGTCGCCCCCGCGTCGGCCGCTCCCGCGGCGAGCGTGTGGACGCTGTCGCTCGCCGGCGGCGAAAAGCAGTGCCGCCTTACGTTGCGCCCCTCCGTCGGCGGCCGGGCCGCGCCCGTCGCCATGCCGCCCGGCTGCCACCGTGCCTTCCCGGCGCTGAGCCGCGTCGTGTCCTGGTCGCAGGCCGGCGACGGGCTGCACTTCGACGACGCGCACGGCGATCCGCTCCTGGCCTTCGACCCCGACGGCAAGGGTTTCCGCGCCACGAGCCCGCAGGGCGACGCCCTCGCCCTGACCTCCGCCGACGGCCGCGGCCGAGCGGCCCTCGAAGCCGCCGCCCCCGCGGCGGTCGAGGTCGCGCAGGCGAGCGCCAAGCCGGCGGCCGCCGCCAAGAAGCCGGCGGCCGGGCCGAAGCCCGCCGAGGTCGCGGGCCGCTACGCCGTCCTGCGCGACAAGACGCGCGACACGGGATGCATGGTGACGCTGGACGACAAGTCGGCGGGGCCGGGCAAGTCGCTCAAGGCCCGCCTCGCCCCGGCCTGCCGCGACCAGGGCATCGTGATCTTCGACCCCGTGGGATGGGAGGTGGTCGGCAACCGGCTGGTGCTGACGGCCCGCAAGGGGCACACGACGGAGCTCGAGACCCAGGAGGACGGCACCTGGATGAACGAGGTCAAGAAGGGCAAGACGCTGTCCCTGAAGCGGATCTGA